TTGCTTCAATAGTATGGCCAATCCTGTAAGTGGAGCAATAACATGGCATTGGTGTTGGCTGACTGAATTGTGCCCCAAACAATAGGGGCGGCGGCGAATGCGGCCGACTCGGCAGGGTCCGCTTGAGCCTTCTGCGCTTGGATAGCTTGAACCTCGAGGGCAAATTGCATGTCTTTATGGGTCTGTTGGAAAAAGCCGCCAGCGGCGTTCTCGCCATTGTCCCGTGCTCCCGTACTAAGCGTACGCTCCGCGCGTAAAAACGGCTGTGGCCTTGCTGGACGGACCCTTCGGGAAGACTCAGGCATGCTTTTTTGAACCGACGCGGAGCCTTTGATGAGTAATCAAATCCTGGGCAAATTTGCCCTTGAAAATTTTTGTCATTCAACACTCCCTTTATCTAAACCAGGAGCGTTCATCTTCCGTGACCGAACAAAGGCATAATGGCCATCTGCTGCACCGCAATGGTGCAACACCGGCACTTCTATAACTGCCGCACCGGGCCCAAGTTGGAGTAAATCCTCCGAGCTGAAAGCAGCCATTCGTGTCTCGCGAGGATTTTTCAAGGGATTGAATATTCCAGAAGTCCACAACGGGTACTATTCCCGATGCTGTGCTCCGCAAGGGCGACTTCCAGTGCGCAGGTGGAACAACAACCGTTTCATCGTGGAGGCCTTCCGCGGCAACAGAAAATTTTTATTATCGAGCACTTGTGTGTACAATAGCAGCTGTGGTAACAAACAGAGTCTAATCGACAATTCTGTCCTTTTTAAATATTCAGGGAGAAGACCATGGCTTTTTCATGTGACGTATGCGGAAAAAACCGCTTAGTGGGAAATAATGTGAGTCACGCCAATAATCGTACAAAACGTGTCTTTCGGCCGAACCTGCGCACGGTTCGCGCTCTCGTGAAGGGTGCGGCCCAACGCATTAAAGTCTGCACCCGTTGCCTGCGGTCCGGATTGGTCCAAAAAGCCGTCTAATCGGCTCTCAGGCCGTTCATGCGAGGTGAACGGTATTTGCCATTTGATGTTCTTGTAGCCCTGAATCGAATTCACCAATTCGATTGTCATCATTACTTCATTCCTTTCCAGCCGATAACCCTACTGATTCTTGGGTGTCATTCTGAAATACGCCCAAACCTGATAAATCAGCAAGGCTCACCCCTGGAAACGACCACTGGTCCCTATTAACGTGGGGCAGACCATTCCACCTTCATTGGTTCCATCCCGTAAGACAGCAGCCCTTTTTTTCGCTCTCGCCTTCATCGGGACCCTTCATCCTCTGAGCTTCCCGCCCTATGATCTCGGATGGCTGGCCTGGTTGGTATTGGTTCCGCTCCAAATTCTTATTCATGACCTCCCCCCAAGGCGGGCTTTGTATTATGGCTGGCTGGCGGGGACCATCGCCTTTGCAGGGACCGTGACATGGGTCATCACGGCCATGCATCAATTTGGTCAGGTGCCGTTCATCGTAAGTGCCTTGTTGATGCTCCTTTTGGCTGCCTATCTTGGCCTATACATGGGCATTTATAGCTGGGGATATGCCAAATTCCAACACACCTGCCCCAATTTCTTGTGGCTGGGAGCCCCCGCCTTGTGGGTCGCCTTGGAATTTGTGCGCACCCATGCATTGAGCGGGTTTCCCTGGGCGCTTTTGGGCTATTCCCAATACCAATGGCTTCCGGTTATTCAGTTTGCCGACGTGACCGGAGTCTATGGGGTGTCATTTTTAATTGTCATGGGGAATGTGGCTCTGACCTCTCTCCTCTTATGGATCCACAGCAAAAGACGAGGCTTGGCCCTTCCAGGACCATGGGTGTCCGTGGCAGGCTTTGGCTGCGCACTAAGTCTCGTCCTTGCCTATGGAACCTGGCGGATTGAAGAACAGGCCAACCTTGACGCCTCGGCACGAACGCTGTCGATTGGATTGGTCCAAGCCAATATTGATCAAGCCGTCAAATGGAACGAGGCCTACCGGGATGAGACACTTCG
The Nitrospiraceae bacterium DNA segment above includes these coding regions:
- a CDS encoding 50S ribosomal protein L28; this translates as MAFSCDVCGKNRLVGNNVSHANNRTKRVFRPNLRTVRALVKGAAQRIKVCTRCLRSGLVQKAV